A region from the Treponema pallidum subsp. pallidum str. Nichols genome encodes:
- a CDS encoding potassium channel family protein encodes MKRFALIGLGDFGLSMLKELLKLTNNIVLLDRDRTLVETYRSRVRIVRAIDVLDEFTLCKMIPQDINAAVIDLGVKIESSIMITTFLKKLEIADIVVKAYSAEQGHILSSVGATHVVLPDREAAKKVTPMIAFDLLFNFMPLSAQLAIAEMAVHEDYVGRTLREVDVRKNFSLNIIAIRKRDAEDFCFINDPEYCFEANDVLLVAGSHKDIYAQSQDKLAHTHSFSDFFKQWFLTS; translated from the coding sequence GTGAAAAGATTTGCTCTTATTGGACTTGGAGACTTCGGTCTTAGCATGCTAAAGGAGCTGCTCAAGCTCACTAACAATATAGTCCTCCTGGACAGGGATCGAACGCTCGTTGAAACCTACCGTAGCAGGGTGAGAATCGTGCGCGCAATTGATGTGTTGGACGAATTCACTCTGTGCAAGATGATTCCACAGGATATCAACGCAGCGGTTATTGATCTGGGGGTTAAAATTGAATCATCAATCATGATAACAACGTTTTTAAAAAAATTAGAAATTGCAGATATCGTAGTTAAGGCATACAGCGCTGAACAAGGGCATATCCTCTCGAGCGTTGGTGCTACGCACGTAGTGCTCCCGGACCGGGAGGCAGCTAAAAAAGTCACTCCTATGATTGCTTTCGATCTTCTTTTCAACTTTATGCCACTTTCTGCGCAGCTGGCAATTGCGGAAATGGCTGTGCACGAGGACTATGTGGGAAGAACTTTGCGTGAAGTGGATGTGCGCAAAAACTTCTCTCTTAATATCATTGCTATCCGTAAGCGCGATGCAGAGGATTTTTGTTTTATCAATGATCCTGAATACTGCTTTGAAGCGAACGATGTGTTGCTCGTTGCCGGTTCTCACAAAGACATCTATGCACAGTCGCAGGACAAGCTGGCACATACCCATAGCTTCAGCGACTTTTTCAAACAATGGTTCCTTACCAGCTGA
- a CDS encoding sodium-dependent transporter — MSRRKQGRELFNSHVGVVLSCVGAAMGLANVWLFPGRLVEFGGVTFLIPYFIFLFGLSRFGLMGEYAFGKTLRCGPVRAFTRVCETHPSCFLRALRGSGWFPVGVLLATCSFYVVIIGWILRYVVFSCTNALAGTQAHDLFYQVAGTSANVPWTLAAIALTACVVSAGVQKGVERGNIIMMVLFYGVLAFITGYIFTLPNAWIGMRRMLAFQSSSLCNPRLWLYALGMSFFSLSLGGAAMVLYGSYMPDTVDIPRTAFQTATLDFLASGMSALCLIPSAWVLGMDVSSGPEFLFVTITRVASQIPMGVMISVLFFLCVLCAALSSAIAMLEVILESFVHTCTVGRRTLTWSLALVVAFVSLPLNASMRVFETFTDIVVVILSPLSALMGSVMIFWVYGAERCRVAINRCARGPLGKWFTPYMRYVYLGLCVMIMVLGVMFGGF, encoded by the coding sequence ATGAGTCGTAGGAAACAGGGACGAGAGTTATTCAACAGTCATGTGGGCGTGGTGTTGTCTTGTGTCGGTGCGGCAATGGGGCTTGCAAACGTGTGGTTGTTCCCTGGACGCCTGGTGGAATTTGGTGGTGTGACGTTTTTAATTCCGTATTTTATTTTTCTATTTGGTCTTTCCCGTTTTGGACTGATGGGGGAGTATGCTTTTGGAAAGACACTGCGCTGCGGTCCTGTGCGTGCGTTTACCCGTGTGTGTGAAACACATCCATCGTGTTTTTTACGAGCACTACGAGGTAGCGGGTGGTTTCCGGTAGGAGTATTGCTCGCTACCTGCTCTTTTTATGTAGTGATTATAGGGTGGATCTTGCGTTATGTAGTATTTTCGTGCACGAATGCACTTGCAGGTACTCAGGCGCACGACCTGTTTTACCAGGTTGCAGGGACAAGTGCGAATGTGCCGTGGACGCTTGCAGCTATCGCGCTCACAGCGTGTGTAGTGAGTGCGGGCGTGCAAAAGGGGGTGGAGCGAGGAAACATTATAATGATGGTACTTTTTTACGGTGTCCTTGCGTTTATTACAGGATATATATTTACTCTTCCTAACGCGTGGATAGGTATGCGTAGAATGTTGGCATTTCAATCTTCATCATTGTGCAATCCGAGACTCTGGTTGTATGCATTAGGCATGTCGTTTTTTAGTCTCAGTTTGGGGGGCGCGGCTATGGTTTTATATGGCAGTTACATGCCAGATACGGTGGACATACCGCGTACTGCATTTCAGACAGCGACCTTAGATTTTTTGGCATCAGGTATGTCCGCATTATGTTTAATTCCGAGTGCGTGGGTTTTAGGTATGGACGTCAGCAGTGGACCGGAGTTTTTGTTTGTAACAATAACCCGTGTCGCCTCGCAGATACCGATGGGGGTGATGATAAGTGTGTTATTCTTTTTGTGTGTACTATGTGCAGCGTTAAGTTCTGCAATTGCTATGTTAGAAGTAATACTCGAGTCTTTTGTGCACACGTGTACAGTGGGGCGCCGAACGCTGACGTGGTCACTAGCACTCGTGGTTGCGTTTGTATCTCTTCCTCTGAATGCCTCGATGAGAGTGTTCGAAACGTTTACAGATATAGTGGTGGTTATACTATCTCCGTTATCTGCCCTTATGGGGAGCGTGATGATATTTTGGGTATATGGTGCAGAGCGTTGCCGTGTAGCTATCAACCGGTGTGCACGCGGTCCGTTGGGTAAATGGTTCACGCCGTATATGCGGTACGTGTATTTGGGGCTTTGTGTAATGATTATGGTGCTTGGGGTAATGTTCGGTGGTTTTTAG